The sequence TTAGTCATTGATTTAAAATTAAGCTGTAACTAGTAAACGTTGTCTCATGATAAGTCAACCTAAGCTGATATTATAGATAATAAAAAACCCAGCAGTTACGCTGGGTCTTTATTGTCTCAAATTTTATTAACTGGTTTACTTACTCTGGAACCAAGTATCCGCTTTGCTGCGGGCGCTAGCGATATCTGAGCTTGATAAGTTCAATGCCAACTGACCGATTTTACCGCGTGCTTTATTACGTACTTTTTCATCAAGCATACCATCACGGGCAGCCAAATCGTACCATTTATAAGCATCGACGAGATTTTTTTGCTTTTCATCGAGCAATGCAAGCGTATAGCTGGCACGGTTATCGCCGCGCATTGCCGCTTTTTCTAACCAAACTTTCGCTTGTTGCAAATTAGGCTGCACACCTTCACCGCGCAAGTACATGATGGCAAGATTCAACTGAGCAGGGGCAACGCCTTGCTGAGCCGCTTTGGTATACCACTGAATAGCCTGTTGGGTATTTTTTGCAATGCCTTCGCCTTTCTGTAAGCGCTTGGCTAAATAAAACTGAGCGTGATCGTTACCTTGGGCAGCGCGGTTAGACAGCTCACTAACTGGCATTAGCTCAAAACGTGACGTATCAAGTGGCACGTTTGATATTAACTCAGCGTTTGCTAGACCTGCACAAGAAAATAAGGCAGTAAACAACGCAGCTTTTAATAATTTCATAGCAGCTCCAAAATTAGGCAGTTAATAAGCAAAAAAAGTTGCACCGCTAAAAGAATTTAGACGGCGATAACAATTAGGTGAAATCTTGCGATACCAACTTACCTAATCATTAGCAATATAATTAATCGATGTAGTGTGGCAAATTCCTTTAATCGAACCGATAAACGGTCAGAATCAGGGTGCGATTGACACTATTTTGCTAGCTTAACACCCAAACTTACGAAACTCAAATACTAATTACATGATTTAATGCGTATTCATACCTCATTGTCCTCAATAAAATCATAGAGTTACTTAAGCGTAAGAATAAATTAACCAGCTATTAAGGTTGAAATTTGTATTTATGAGCCGTGCTACCGCTTTCAACCACTGCTAGGGCGTGTCCTCAATTCAATCGATTATCCTCTAAATGGGCTAAAAATGGCTAAATTTTGCCAGACATCGTCAAATAGTTTAGCAATATCTCGATATTATTTGCGCTACTTTCCTTATTTGACGGCAATTTATCTCATTTTTATCAACATTTTTAAAATGAAGGCACGCCCCAAGTAGATAACTCTATTATTCAGGTTTTTGTTTGGTGACACGATAGATAGCGACGTCTGCCAATAGGTTGGGTGCTTGGCGTATCAATGCTTTCATAAGTGGCGTATGACCTTTTTCAGAATCGCTGACGGCAAAGCGGTTGACGATATGAATATCATGCTGTGCACAAAGCTGCTCAAAATCTTTAAACGTACACAGATGAATGTTTGGGGTGTTATACCACTCATAAGGCAATGCCTCTGAAACGGGCATCATCCCTTTAAGCCCTAAATGAATGCGGTTTTGCCAATGGGCAAAATTGGGGAAGGTAATGACGGCTTCGCGGGCAACACGTAGCATGTCAAGTAAGAGCACATCAGGCGATTTGACCGCTTGCAGCGCCCGTGCCATGACGACGGTGTCGAAACTGTTATCAGCGAAACGTGCCAGACCATCGTTCAGATCTTGCTCGATGATGGATAAGCCTTTGGCGATGCCATCATTGATTTTTTCTTCGTCAATCTCTAGCCCATATCCCGTCACGCCGCGATTTTGTTGTAAATGCGCGAGTAACTCACCATTGCCGCAGCCCAAGTCCAGTACATGTGAGTGCGGCGCAATCCAGCGCTCAGCCAATTGATGATCCATTCTCATGAGCGCGCTCCTGCTTTTTGCTGGCTGTTTTGATTTGTACTTTTTGCTGGCTGTTTTGATTTGCTGTCGGTGATAAATGGCGCAGTCAAAAATCCTCGGACGGCACCCATATAACGAGGAATATCAAATAAGAAAGAATCATGACCATGCGGCGCATCGACATTGATGTAGCTAACTGGTTTGCCAGTCGCCATCAGCGCATCGACAATCTCTTGTGAGCGCTCCGGTGCAAAGCGCCAATCCGTGGTAAATGAGACCACTAGGTATTGGCATTGTGTATGGGCAAAGGCCGCTTTGAGCGCAGACAGCTCTTGTTGGCGATTCTGCTCACTCTCATCTATCGTTGCCACCGTATCTTCTAACGCATGCTGCGTGCTTTGTTTACTAGATTCCACTGATGTGGCAATCGAGTCCTTAAGCTGTGCTGCTGATTCTATAGCGTTTGTTGCCACGGCTGATGGATAATCACGTGTTGGATCAAAATAATCTAAAGCTTTGGTCATGAGCAAATAAGTATTGGCATCGAAATTTTCGCTAAAGCGCTCGCCTTGATAGCGTAAATAGCTTTCCACTTGGAATTCAACATCGTAGCCATACATAAATTTGCCAGATTTTAAATCACGACCAAACTTTGCCTTCATCGCATCATCGGTCAAATAGGTGATATGGCCAACCATCCGAGCCAATATTAGCCCGCGACGAGGGTAGGTGCCTGCTTGTAAGTAACGTCCCTCTTTAAAATCAGGGTCGGATAAAATGGACTGCCGCGCCACTTCGTTAAAGGCGATATTCTGTGCTGAGAGCTTTGGCGTGCTGGCAATGACCACGCAGCGTTTTAACCGATTTGGATAGTCAACTGACCATTGCAGCGCCTGCATACCACCCATTGAGCCACCAACAATGGCGTGCCAAACGTCAATACCGAGACGATCTGAGAGCATCGCTTGGGTTTTTACCCAATCCTTAATAGTGACGAGCGGAAAGTCGGGACCATAAACTTGCGGTTCATTGCTATCTGGATTAATCGTTGTCGGACCAGTAGAGCCGAAACAGCTGCCGATGTTGTTGACACATACGACATAAAACCGATTGGTGTCGATCGCTTTATTAGGGCCAATCATATTGTCCCACCAGCCAGCCTTTTTATCATCATCGCTATGGAAACCTGCCGCGTGATGACTGCCGGATAGGGCGTGGCAAATGAGTACCGCGTTTGATTTGTCGCTATTTAGTGTGCCATACGTTTCGATGATTAAATCAAACGATGGCAAAGTACGATTACATTCTAACGTCAACGGCTCAGCGAAATGAAAAATCTGAGGCGTGATAATTCCGACTGAACCGACTGAGTCCACGGTATTCACTAAGCTCGCCGAATGAAGCGTATCTGTCGGGGACTGGTCACTGGTATTATTAGGGCGTGCGTTCAAAGCTACCTCGCAAGACAACAATTATCAATAAAATAAAAAGGGCAAACTGTCGATAGGCAGTGTTGCCAATACTGCTTTGCCGACACTGTTCTCTAAATGTTTTTCTTACAATGTGCTTGCCTATTGTATGGTGATGCGCGTAGGAGTACAACCGTCGAGCGAGTCTTTTGAGCATAGTCTTTTAAGCATGGTTTTTAGGGACGATGGGTGGTAGGCAGAGAAGGGTTAAGGTGAATCAATGATTGATGACTATCCATAAATGGCAATAAATAGCAACTAAGTATCAAATTGTATAAGGGTGCTTTTACCATGCGTTATTAATGGATAAAATGCTACACTAATAAAGCATTTAATCAATCATGACTTAATAATCTTTTATCGCATATTCTTCTTTAATTAACCTAATAATAAAATAGTGCTGCTATGAAACCTGAACTGCCTCCCCGTATTGCCGTCCTATTAGTGAACCTAGGTACGCCAGATGAGCCAACAGCGCCTGCC is a genomic window of Psychrobacter cibarius containing:
- a CDS encoding homoserine O-acetyltransferase, which produces MDSVGSVGIITPQIFHFAEPLTLECNRTLPSFDLIIETYGTLNSDKSNAVLICHALSGSHHAAGFHSDDDKKAGWWDNMIGPNKAIDTNRFYVVCVNNIGSCFGSTGPTTINPDSNEPQVYGPDFPLVTIKDWVKTQAMLSDRLGIDVWHAIVGGSMGGMQALQWSVDYPNRLKRCVVIASTPKLSAQNIAFNEVARQSILSDPDFKEGRYLQAGTYPRRGLILARMVGHITYLTDDAMKAKFGRDLKSGKFMYGYDVEFQVESYLRYQGERFSENFDANTYLLMTKALDYFDPTRDYPSAVATNAIESAAQLKDSIATSVESSKQSTQHALEDTVATIDESEQNRQQELSALKAAFAHTQCQYLVVSFTTDWRFAPERSQEIVDALMATGKPVSYINVDAPHGHDSFLFDIPRYMGAVRGFLTAPFITDSKSKQPAKSTNQNSQQKAGARS
- the metW gene encoding methionine biosynthesis protein MetW encodes the protein MRMDHQLAERWIAPHSHVLDLGCGNGELLAHLQQNRGVTGYGLEIDEEKINDGIAKGLSIIEQDLNDGLARFADNSFDTVVMARALQAVKSPDVLLLDMLRVAREAVITFPNFAHWQNRIHLGLKGMMPVSEALPYEWYNTPNIHLCTFKDFEQLCAQHDIHIVNRFAVSDSEKGHTPLMKALIRQAPNLLADVAIYRVTKQKPE
- a CDS encoding tetratricopeptide repeat protein, yielding MKLLKAALFTALFSCAGLANAELISNVPLDTSRFELMPVSELSNRAAQGNDHAQFYLAKRLQKGEGIAKNTQQAIQWYTKAAQQGVAPAQLNLAIMYLRGEGVQPNLQQAKVWLEKAAMRGDNRASYTLALLDEKQKNLVDAYKWYDLAARDGMLDEKVRNKARGKIGQLALNLSSSDIASARSKADTWFQSK